CATCCAAACGAGCAAACGCGCCACCAGTAATGATGTGATTGTCAATGCGGTTAGTCAGCAAAAATGCCTTTCTACGCAACCAGCTTAATTGAAGCATTACAAGTAACCAGACCAGATTTCAACTTATATCCTAAAATTGGACTAGCCTAAAGAACAACACTACGGACCAACCATATCAATTAAAACTAACAGCTGCATTCTTTCAGCTGGAATATTTCCGCTATGAATACTTAAACAACGTTAAGAAACTTCGAGGATCTCTATCTCTTTTTTATTAAACAGAAAACGCTCACCTGCCTTTTTATGCAGTAATACCTTCGCAAGTGGCGCATACGGCGAAAGGAAAAACACCGTCCGATGCTCAAGCAGTTGTTTACCCAAACCTGCGGCAATGAAAAACGAATACTCAGCACAACGCACCAGGGCGCCTGGCTGAGCATCTATATAAATAGTAGCGGTGTTTATTTTCTGCAGCTGGTCCAGCTCCTTCAAATTCTCCGCCTGTTGCCGTGCATACATATCTTTTTCCAGATGCCCCATCGCACGACCTGTCTCATACTTATCTCCCGCGG
The DNA window shown above is from Chitinophaga agri and carries:
- a CDS encoding GreA/GreB family elongation factor produces the protein MTGQEMIAFKNRLKQAGELLIKQRIAMTKAAIDNAQEAANNEGKSSAGDKYETGRAMGHLEKDMYARQQAENLKELDQLQKINTATIYIDAQPGALVRCAEYSFFIAAGLGKQLLEHRTVFFLSPYAPLAKVLLHKKAGERFLFNKKEIEILEVS